One genomic window of Halogeometricum rufum includes the following:
- a CDS encoding orc1/cdc6 family replication initiation protein, with protein sequence MALFERDNDIYRDRDALREDYQPEQLVGRDEELRTYQAALQPVINGEQPNNVFLYGKTGVGKTAATKYLLSHLREDAAQYDDIDLSVTFLNCDGLTSSYQIATRLVNSLRSEANQISTTGYPLASVYEMLWEELDDRAGTVLVVLDEIDHVNDDSILYQLPRARANGNLDVAKIGLIGISNDFSFRDDLSPKVKSSLCEQEIHFPAYNAENLRAILEQRAEVAFHDGVLSEEVIPLCAAYGAKDAGDARQSIDLLMKAGDLARDEDTDTIEEDHVRRGRRALERGRIKEGINGLTEHGHLVLYALLTLDLEDETPIRSRDVRPRYTRFAELANRDPLVPRRMRDHLSELAMLGIVSVTERNEGRRGGTYREYALDMDVELILSAMADTVELVGVHDSIDPYVEGGDEPTTLEDFGDV encoded by the coding sequence ATGGCGCTGTTCGAACGGGACAACGACATCTATCGGGACCGGGACGCCCTCCGGGAGGATTACCAGCCCGAGCAACTGGTCGGGCGAGACGAGGAACTGCGCACCTACCAGGCGGCGCTTCAACCCGTCATCAACGGCGAACAGCCGAACAACGTCTTCCTGTACGGGAAGACGGGCGTCGGGAAGACGGCGGCGACGAAGTACCTGCTCTCGCACCTCCGAGAAGACGCCGCTCAGTACGACGACATCGACCTCTCGGTGACGTTTCTCAACTGCGACGGACTCACGAGTTCGTACCAGATCGCCACCCGACTCGTCAACAGTCTCCGTTCGGAGGCGAACCAGATATCCACGACTGGCTACCCCCTCGCGTCCGTCTACGAGATGCTCTGGGAGGAACTCGACGACCGGGCGGGAACCGTCCTGGTCGTTCTCGACGAGATAGACCACGTCAACGACGACAGCATTCTCTATCAACTACCGCGCGCCCGCGCGAACGGCAACCTCGACGTCGCCAAGATCGGTCTCATCGGCATCTCGAACGACTTCTCCTTCCGCGACGACCTCTCGCCGAAAGTCAAGAGTTCGCTCTGCGAGCAGGAGATTCACTTCCCGGCCTACAACGCCGAGAACCTCCGCGCCATCCTCGAACAGCGTGCGGAGGTCGCCTTCCACGACGGCGTCCTCTCCGAGGAGGTCATTCCGCTGTGCGCGGCCTACGGCGCGAAGGACGCGGGCGACGCCCGCCAGTCCATCGACCTCCTGATGAAAGCGGGGGACCTCGCCCGCGACGAGGACACCGACACCATCGAGGAGGACCACGTCCGCCGCGGCCGACGCGCCCTCGAACGCGGACGCATCAAGGAGGGAATCAACGGCCTCACCGAACACGGCCACCTCGTCCTCTACGCCCTCCTCACGCTCGACCTCGAGGACGAGACGCCCATTCGCTCCCGCGACGTCCGACCGCGGTACACTCGCTTCGCCGAACTGGCGAACCGCGACCCGCTGGTCCCGCGGCGGATGCGCGACCACCTGAGCGAACTCGCCATGCTGGGCATCGTCTCGGTCACCGAGCGAAACGAGGGCCGTCGCGGCGGGACGTACCGCGAGTACGCACTCGACATGGACGTCGAACTCATCCTCTCGGCGATGGCCGACACCGTCGAACTCGTCGGCGTCCACGACAGCATCGACCCGTACGTCGAGGGGGGCGACGAACCGACGACGCTCGAAGACTTCGGCGACGTCTGA